The genome window CGTGGGCGGGGGCGTTCGTCGTAGCCGGGCCGTTCGTGCGCTTACGGGTTCTCGTACGTCCCGTCCAGGCGGGCGCGCGCGATGACGTGGCCGCGCATGGCTCGCACGACGTCCTCCAGCCCGAACGAGGCGGGGAGGTCGAGCCGGCGATCCACGGCGAACAGCTGGAAGACGTACGTGTGCGGCCCGTGCGAGGGCACCGGCATCGGGCCGTGCCAGCCGCGTGAGCCGAGCGAGCCGCGGCCGTAGGCGATCCCGGGCACTGCGCCCCTCCGTGCCAGCGCGCCCTCCGGCAACCCGCCGAGCGCCGGATCGATGCCGCGCGCGATGGTGTGGACGGCCGGATCCGCCCGCGGCGCGTCCGGGTCCTCGACCACGAGCACCAGCTCCTCGGCGGCGACCGGCGGCGCCGTCCACGCGAGCGCCGGCGACAGGTCCTGCCCGAGCAGCCGGCCGCGGTACTGGGCGGGGATGGGGGCGCCGTCGGCGAACGCCGGGCTCGTCAGCACGAACGACTCGGGCCCGACGAGCCCGTCGCGCAGCCAGACGATCTTGTCGTGCCCGGCGCGCCGATCGCGCAGCGCCCGTCCGATGGGGTTCGGCATGGTGAGGGCGGCCTTTCGGAGAGGGGTGGTCGGGTGGCCAGCCTAGTCCTCCACCCGGAGGGGTTCGCGAACCGCGTCCCGCACCCGCTCCCGCTCCCGCACCAGCCACACCACGTCGCGCCCGAACGACTCCAGCAGGAGCAGCAGCGCCACCGCGACCAGCACAGCGGAGACCGCGGGCAGCGCCCCCGTGCACGCCGCCGCGAGCGCGATCCCGGCGTACGCGGTCACCACCTTCCGCCAGTAGCGGTAGGGCAGCCGTGCGCGCAGCCACGGCAGCGCCCATCCCGCCGCCACGAACGCATAGCGGAGGCCGCCGATCGCCAGCACCCAGAGCCCGAGCAGCGAGGCCACGTGGACGCTCAGCACCAGCAGCAGGAACGCGTCCACCTCCATGTCGAAGCGCGCGCCGAGCTCGCTCGTCGTCCCGGTCCGGCGTGCGACCCAGCCGTCCACCGCGTCGAGCGCGAGGGCCGGGATCACCAGGCCGACGAGCAGAGCGACGGGGACCGCGCCGAAGAGGGAGGCCACCACGAGCCCGGTGATCAGCCCGACCAGGGTGGACCGCATCGAGGTGACGATGTTCGCCGGGCCGAAGCGTTCCGACCTGCGGCGCTGGAGGCCGCGCACGAGCAGCGTGTTCGACACCAGGAGGTACGCGGCGGCGGCCGCCCAGCCCACGGGCGGCAGCGGCGTCATCCACCATTCGACGTCGAGCAGGCCGAGGAGGAGAACGAGCGCGAGGCCCGCGCCGGCCCAGCCGACCGCTGCGAGTTGAACCCTTTTCACGTGAGCCTCGTGTCTCTGGGGAACGGCACCGTGCGGATGCCGCATCTTGCCTTAACACGCAGCGTGTGCACGGATGGTTCACGAAGCCCCGCTCCCATACCGGGGCCGCCGCGAGAGGAGCTGGACGTGCTCGAAGCCACCGCGTTCTGGGTCGTGGAGCCCGGCGTCGGCGCCCTGCGGCCCGAGCCGCTGCGCGAGCCGGCCGACGGGGAGGTCCTGGTCCGGACGCTGCGCACGGGTGTGAGCCGGGGCACGGAGGCGACCGTGTTCGCCGGCCGCGTTCCAGCGAGCCAGCACGAGCGGATGCGGGCGCCGTTCCAGGAGGGCGGCTTCCCGGGGCCGGTGAAGTACGGCTACCTCAACGTCGGCGTGGTGGAGCAGGGGCCTCCCGAGCTGACCGGGCGCACCGTGTTCACGCTGTTCCCGCACCAGTCGGCGTTCGTCGTCCCGGCCGCGGCCGTGGTCCCGGTGCCGGAGGGGGTCCCCGCCGCACGCGCGGTGCTCGCGGGCGCGCTGGAGACCGCGGTCAACATCCTGTGGGACGCCGCGCCGCTGGTCGGCGACCGGATCGCGGTGATCGGCGCGGGCATGATCGGCTGCTGCGTCGCGCGGCTGGCGCACGGCATCCCGGGCGCCGAGGTCGTGCTGGTGGACGTCGCCCCGGCGCGACGGGAGGTCGCCGAGCGGCTGGGCGTGGCCTTCGCCCTCCCGGCCGACGCACCCCACGAACGCGACCTGGTCA of Leifsonia shinshuensis contains these proteins:
- a CDS encoding zinc-binding alcohol dehydrogenase — translated: MLEATAFWVVEPGVGALRPEPLREPADGEVLVRTLRTGVSRGTEATVFAGRVPASQHERMRAPFQEGGFPGPVKYGYLNVGVVEQGPPELTGRTVFTLFPHQSAFVVPAAAVVPVPEGVPAARAVLAGALETAVNILWDAAPLVGDRIAVIGAGMIGCCVARLAHGIPGAEVVLVDVAPARREVAERLGVAFALPADAPHERDLVIHTSGSEAGLRLALETVVSEGEVIEASWFGDQPVTLLLGEDFHSRRLTIRSSQVGAVPPRLRDRRSTADRLALALDLLRDPAFDALLTGTSSWRELPEVLARLAGDPGPELCHSIDWRDA
- a CDS encoding CDP-alcohol phosphatidyltransferase family protein produces the protein MKRVQLAAVGWAGAGLALVLLLGLLDVEWWMTPLPPVGWAAAAAYLLVSNTLLVRGLQRRRSERFGPANIVTSMRSTLVGLITGLVVASLFGAVPVALLVGLVIPALALDAVDGWVARRTGTTSELGARFDMEVDAFLLLVLSVHVASLLGLWVLAIGGLRYAFVAAGWALPWLRARLPYRYWRKVVTAYAGIALAAACTGALPAVSAVLVAVALLLLLESFGRDVVWLVRERERVRDAVREPLRVED
- a CDS encoding YbhB/YbcL family Raf kinase inhibitor-like protein; translation: MPNPIGRALRDRRAGHDKIVWLRDGLVGPESFVLTSPAFADGAPIPAQYRGRLLGQDLSPALAWTAPPVAAEELVLVVEDPDAPRADPAVHTIARGIDPALGGLPEGALARRGAVPGIAYGRGSLGSRGWHGPMPVPSHGPHTYVFQLFAVDRRLDLPASFGLEDVVRAMRGHVIARARLDGTYENP